Proteins from a single region of Bombus vancouverensis nearcticus chromosome 5, iyBomVanc1_principal, whole genome shotgun sequence:
- the wde gene encoding fibronectin-III type domain-containing protein windei isoform X2 has protein sequence MMEALRSDILHTPDSIHSLSCINTHNIDELSKEKEEELLYSTGDDGDEEDALSDDSMRLRLSDDEIETEDILTPVLDNQENTSKTNEIEMTSTRTEDMEISSIPKKDIINTEANIKKKEHSSDNDSDEKILIDYEKIVKKGESELMRKPRTANVSRLWQSYGSQYKYPRTPNGRSFHWVNQRFRHLTPRGRYRLQYNCNTRFYNGFGPFERGRGNGIFHSHSTIYGGRRQKKGFSSNTMHKQNSSTESDVSPISPSNKNISLEAKVNNDIETIKLDNDATIDGDSILCSKSVVNNDKNDHSNESLSEKVENTPIKNIRKENSVNTDSVNNSLELEHDLEENTKIKVSNDPECKNTTIHTLNDNSSENPLNSETDSQNDNNSKQKDEISKNDMNNANIDFSDFRNSNNFKVKALNIDIKCKSGKDETIKYTEGKSNQEQYKSINNEEQDKITKITDIKCKSDKDEAIKYTAGKSNQEQYKSINNEEQNKITKITDTNESTEIKEVYKLEEQDLNRNKKLTELSQEIELSGNNCKTTVLNSLEEKEIVNNDIILNGKVTNYKTDEILRDKKKKISSEDMKSNEDCENSEFKSTTVLNNVTSNKNGNVPEKTVIKSVKCDNQLKSSDNSTNSIEISKSNASENQLTRPIIDLWEQNEDVTKKGIKTTEKENSIISSASKKNLSEYIELMSDKNSLPSVELEPSVITENDSLDFATNTKNNSDDSDKRTVEVPVTTQRRKRRSKRENVVVEQMNCTEEKQVRENGRRKRRTAKNAEEIIRTKFLHSDVESSDDSEKFVAINFKMNQDARPSSPPSLKRTCSDTDTPVMNGGVKKIKANFEERCNELKTQENNSDNIKNLNYIHKFFQRDLNEKLPKLKQEELEELLIQKIVETITMRDEIGKLREQARISEKNQEVTRAKCQQLAKQIKDFEMVLNRNAADRRASNDKFSPPIKINRSVGLQVNFVTDHVMQNLRQLQQNSNMKSLHVSSSNNASNTSVNETNNATSPRRGIKTRSPRKTEPITGQTSVVAQSHTQSPNIMTTITPAALVVAKPLDSQHTLTLSNQSNVQQIISNQQIQPQQSQQAIIVNGKFPNQINRQESTTTNVAKSRANDLIDLTDEEEKSKATTGVPVVTTTVNDQQVNLTQKTQQPCFQRVIQTIPGNVAITSQPPSIRVVQPASQPTPTALVNNMNAPRLAYVMPTRQLLITPNSSPIRPVTSCRASFPTLTYKTGISTIANGTVRFLTTPATSNVQLNKHPAPLPDTRNYAVNPLWKLSPPAPSLKISKVAHGIVLSWNMNLSDKYADIVSYQLYAYQEIAGVPPNTSLWKKVGDVRALPLPMACTLTQFSEGNNYHFAVRAVDIHSRKGQYSIPGNISL, from the exons atGATGGAAGCTTTAAGAAGTGATATATTACATACTCCTGACTCTATACATTCTTTGTCTTGTATTAACACACATAATATTGATGAACtatcaaaagaaaaagaagaggagtTGTTATATAGTACAGGTGATGATGGTGATGAAGAAGATGCTCTCTCAGATGATAGTATGCGTTTAAGACTCTCTGATGATGAAATTGAGACAGAAGATATTTTAACACCTGTTTTAGATAATCAAGAAAACACATCAAAAACTAATGAAATTG AAATGACATCTACAAGAACTGAAGATATGGAAATTTCTTCTATTCcaaaaaaagatataattaataCAGAAGCAAATATAAAGAAGAAGGAACACAGTTCAGATAACGATTCAGATGAAAAAATACTAATTGATTATGAAAAAATTGTTAAGAAAGGTGAAAGTGAACTGATGAGAAAACCACGAACAGCTAATGTTTCTCGTCTATGGCAAAGTTATGGATCACAATATAAGTATCCTAGAACTCCCAATGGTCGTTCTTTTCATTGGGTTAATCAAAGATTTCGTCATTTAACACCTAGAGGACGTTATAGACTTCAATATAACTGTAATACAAGATTTTATAATGGATTTGGTCCTTTCGAACGAGGAAGAGGCAATGGAATATTTCATTCACATAGTACGATTTATGGTGGTAGACGTCAAAAGAAAGGCTTTAGTTCTAATACAATGCACAAGCAAAATAGTTCAACAGAATCTGATGTAAGTCCTATATCTCCATCAAATAAAAACATATCTTTAGAAGCTAAAGTTAATAATGATATTGAAACTATAAAACTTGATAATGACGCAACAATAGATGGAGATAGTATATTATGTAGCAAATCTGTAGTTAATAACGATAAGAATGACCATTCAAATGAATCATTGAGTGAAAAAGTTGAAAATACTcctattaaaaatattagaaaagaaaattctGTTAACACTGATTCTGTCAATAATTCATTAGAACTAGAACATGACTTGgaagaaaatacaaaaataaaagtatCTAATGATCCTGAATGTAAAAATACTACGATCCATACTTTGAATGACAATTCTAGTGAAAATCCTCTAAATTCTGAAACTGATTCTCAGAATGATAATAATAGTAAGCAAAAAGACGAAATAAGTAAAAACGATATGAATAATGCAAATATTGATTTTAGTGATTTTCGTAATTCTAACAATTTCAAAGTGAAAGCATTGAATATAGACATAAAATGTAAATCTGGTAAAGATGAAACTATTAAATATACTGAAGGAAAAAGTAATCAAGAACAATACAAAAGTATAAATAATGAGGAACAagataaaataactaaaataactgatataaaatgtaaatctGATAAAGATGAAGCTATAAAATATACTGCAGGAAAAAGTAATCAAGAacaatataaaagtataaataatgaagaacaaaataaaataactaaaataacTGATACAAATGAAAGTACAGAAATTAAAGAAGTCTATAAATTAGAAGAACAAGATCttaatagaaataagaaattaacagAACTCAGTCAAGAGATAGAACTATCTGGAAATAATTGTAAAACTACTGTTTTAAATTCCTtagaagaaaaggaaatagtAAATAATGATATAATACTAAATGGAAAAGTAACAAATTATAAAACAGATGAAATTCTTAgggataaaaaaaagaaaatttcttctgaagatatgaaatcaaatgaagATTGTGAAAACAGTGAGTTTAAATCAACGACTGTATTAAATAATGTAACTAGCAACAAAAATGGTAATGTGCCAGAAAAAACGGTTATTAAGAGTGTAAAATGtgataatcaattaaaaagtaGTGATAATAGTACAAATTCTATCGAAATTAGTAAATCCAATGCTTCTGAAAATCAATTAACTCGTCCTATAATTGATCTTTGGGAACAAAATGAGGACGTTACTAAAAAAGGTATAAAAACTACAGAAAAGGAAAACTCAATAATAAGTTCTGCAAGTAAAAAAAATTTAAGTGAATACATTGAATTGATGTCGGATAAAAATAGTTTACCTAGTGTAGAACTAGAACCTAGTGTAATCACAGAAAATGATTCATTAGATTTTGCTACTAATACAAAAAATAATAGTGATGATAGTGATAAAAGAACTGTTGAAGTTCCTGTGACTACTCAAAGAAGGAAAAGACGATCAAAAAGAGAGAATGTTGTAGTAGAGCAAATGAATTGCACAGAAGAAAAACAAG TGAGGGAAAATGGAAGACGGAAGAGACGAACAGCTAAAAATGCAGAAGAGATTATAAGAACAAAATTCCTTCATAGTGATGTAGAATCTAGTGATGATTCAGAAAAGTTTGTAGctataaattttaaaatgaatCAAGATGCACGTCCTTCATCGCCACCTTCATTAAAAAGGACCTGTTCTGATACTGATACTCCTGTTATGAATGGTGGTGTTAAGAAAATTAAAGCAAATTTTGAAGAACGATGTAATGAATTAAAAACACAAGAAAATAATTCTGACAACATTAAAAACCTTAACTATATTCATAAATTTTTCCAAAGAGACTTGAATGAAAAACTGCCAAAATTAAAACAGGAA GAATTAGAAGAACTTTTGATACAAAAAATTGTTGAAACGATTACTATGCGCGACGAAATTGGTAAACTAAGAGAACAAGCACGTATATCAGAAAAAAATCAAGAAGTAACGCGTGCAAAATGTCAACAATTAGCTAAACAAATTAAAGATTTTGAAATGGTATTAAACCGTAATGCGGCAGATCGGCGCGCGAGTAACGATAAATTCAGTCCACCAATTAAGATCAATAGATCTGTTGGATTACAAGTTAATTTTGTAACG gaTCATGTAATGCAAAATTTAAGGCAATTACAACAGAATTCTAATATGAAGTCTCTACATGTTTCAAGTAGTAATAATGCATCAAATACTTCTGTTAATGAAACAAATAATGCAACCAGTCCAAGGAGAGGAATTAAAACAAGATCACCCAGGAAAACTGAGCCAATAACTGGACAAACTTCTGTGGTGGCACAAAGTCATACTCAATCTCCAAACATTATGACTACTATCACTCCTGCAGCTTTGGTTGTTGCTAAACCCCTAGATTCACAGCACACTCTGACATTATCGAATCAGTCTAATGTTCAACAAATTATATCAAAT CAACAGATACAACCACAACAATCACagcaagctataattgtaaatGGAAAATTTCCGAATCAGATAAATCGTCAAGAATCCACTACAACAAACGTCGCAAAATCTCGTGCAAACGATCTTATTGATCTTACGGATGAAGAAGAGAAAAGTAAAg CTACTACTGGTGTACCAGTTGTAACAACTACAGTAAATGATCAACAAGTAAACTTAACACAAAAAACACAACAACCTTGCTTCCAAAGAGTAATTCAGACTATTCCTGGGAATGTAGCCATAACAAGTCAACCGCCTAGTATAAGAGTAGTACAACCTGCTAGTCAGCCAACACCTACTGCTTTAGTG AATAATATGAATGCGCCTCGATTAGCATATGTGATGCCAACAAGGCAATTATTAATAACACCAAATTCCAGTCCg ATACGGCCTGTGACTTCGTGTAGAGCTTCATTTCCAACTTTAACGTATAAAACGG GAATATCAACTATTGCAAATGGAACGGTTCGATTTTTGACGACTCCAGCTACTTCTAATGTACAGTTAAATAAG CATCCAGCACCCTTACCAGATACGCGTAATTATGCTGTAAATCCTCTTTGGAAACTTTCACCACCAGCTCCAtcattaaaaatttctaaaGTTGCACATG gAATAGTATTATCTTGGAATATGAATTTGTCGGACAAGTATGCAGATATTGTTAGTTACCAGTTGTATGCCTACCAGGAAATTGCTGGTGTTCCTCCTAACACGTCATTGTGGAAGAAAGTAGGTGATGTTCGAGCTTTACCACTACCTATGGCGTGCACACTTACGCAA TTTTCTGAAGGAAATAATTATCACTTCGCAGTTCGAGCAGTTGATATACATTCCCGAAAAGGACAGTATAGTATACCTGGAAACATTTCTTTATAA